A single genomic interval of Methylocystis sp. IM3 harbors:
- a CDS encoding CHASE3 domain-containing protein, whose amino-acid sequence MAASRRFLSFETVSLIVAFAILVSAGVVTIRTEQYRRESNAWVRHTVEVESALHRLDAAIRRSESDERGYIITRDPRYFKSPNDLSERLKSELAALGALLSDNAKESERFEKLRPLIAERLDLLQRKLGLMREGRFDEAADVVRAGRGKELTDQIEALIGEMIAQEEDLYRQRDQRLSEATDTLQMAIGAMIVLLVIVAIFAVLQAEKQLDALRKSEESLRRAYDELIAESTRRGALEAQLRQSQKLEALGQLAGGIAHDFNNMLGVIVASLNIMRRRLKHDDGGIEPLIGSAMDGAERAAGLVRRLLSFSRIQPLKPEPLDANQLVAGMSTILHRTLGVHIELATRLGEDLWPIKVDANELESAIVNLAINARDAMPNGGRLTIETANVVLDEDYAAANPDARPGAYVRLSVCDTGEGMPPEVIAKAFEPFFTTKPMGKGTGLGLSQAHGFVRQSGGHIKIHSEVGRGSCIKLHLPRYVDESQAAPPPPAPKEEDFPRGRPEELILLVEDDEQARRVTAQGVRELGYTVLEAASGRDAIQIIRARADISLLITDVNMPGMDGAQLAREAVFRRHALQVLFITGYSPNAIAQNGILDPHVNLLTKPFTLAQIATVIRDALDGRAGQTGGAGRKARPFTPPPSAGA is encoded by the coding sequence ATGGCGGCGTCGAGACGATTTCTGTCTTTCGAGACAGTCAGTCTGATTGTTGCTTTCGCCATTCTCGTTTCGGCGGGCGTGGTCACGATCCGCACGGAACAGTATCGGCGAGAAAGCAACGCCTGGGTGCGCCACACCGTCGAGGTCGAGAGCGCGCTTCATCGTCTCGACGCAGCCATCCGCCGCTCGGAAAGCGACGAGCGCGGATACATCATCACGCGCGACCCCCGCTATTTCAAATCCCCCAACGACCTTTCCGAACGCCTGAAAAGCGAGCTTGCGGCGCTCGGGGCGCTCCTGTCCGACAACGCGAAGGAATCCGAGCGGTTCGAGAAGCTCCGCCCCCTCATAGCGGAGCGCCTGGATCTCCTTCAGCGGAAGCTAGGCCTCATGCGGGAGGGGCGCTTCGACGAGGCCGCGGACGTGGTGCGCGCCGGGCGCGGCAAGGAGCTGACCGATCAGATCGAGGCGTTGATCGGGGAGATGATCGCGCAGGAGGAGGATCTCTACAGGCAGAGAGACCAGCGCCTCTCGGAGGCGACGGACACGCTGCAAATGGCGATTGGCGCGATGATCGTTCTTCTGGTGATCGTCGCAATATTCGCCGTGCTACAGGCGGAAAAGCAACTCGACGCCCTGCGCAAGTCAGAGGAATCCCTGCGGCGGGCTTATGATGAGCTCATCGCGGAATCGACGCGGCGCGGGGCGCTCGAAGCGCAGCTCCGCCAGTCGCAGAAACTCGAGGCGCTCGGCCAGCTCGCCGGCGGCATCGCTCATGATTTCAACAATATGCTCGGCGTCATCGTCGCCAGCCTCAACATCATGCGGCGCAGGCTGAAGCACGACGACGGCGGAATCGAGCCGCTGATCGGTTCGGCGATGGACGGCGCCGAGCGCGCCGCCGGGCTGGTGCGCAGGCTTCTTTCCTTCTCCCGAATCCAGCCGCTCAAACCGGAGCCGCTGGACGCCAATCAGCTCGTCGCCGGCATGTCGACGATTCTGCACCGAACGCTCGGCGTGCATATCGAGCTCGCCACCCGGCTCGGCGAAGATCTTTGGCCAATCAAGGTCGACGCCAACGAGCTCGAAAGCGCGATCGTCAATCTCGCCATCAACGCGCGGGACGCGATGCCGAACGGCGGCAGGCTGACGATCGAGACGGCCAATGTCGTGCTCGACGAGGATTACGCCGCGGCGAATCCGGATGCTCGGCCCGGCGCCTATGTCCGGCTTTCGGTCTGCGACACCGGCGAGGGCATGCCCCCGGAGGTCATAGCGAAGGCTTTCGAGCCCTTCTTCACGACAAAGCCCATGGGCAAGGGCACTGGCCTCGGCCTCTCGCAGGCGCATGGCTTCGTCCGCCAGTCGGGCGGGCACATCAAGATCCACTCGGAGGTCGGTCGCGGCTCCTGCATCAAGCTCCATCTGCCCCGTTATGTCGACGAAAGCCAGGCGGCCCCGCCCCCGCCCGCGCCCAAGGAAGAGGATTTCCCGCGCGGCAGGCCGGAGGAACTCATTCTCCTTGTCGAGGACGACGAACAGGCGCGGCGGGTGACGGCGCAGGGCGTGCGCGAGCTCGGCTATACAGTGCTCGAGGCGGCAAGCGGCAGGGACGCCATCCAGATCATCCGCGCGCGCGCCGATATTTCGCTTTTGATCACCGACGTGAACATGCCGGGAATGGACGGCGCACAGCTCGCCCGCGAGGCCGTCTTTCGCCGGCATGCGCTGCAGGTGCTTTTTATCACTGGATATTCGCCGAACGCGATCGCCCAGAACGGCATCCTGGATCCGCACGTCAACCTGCTGACCAAGCCGTTCACCCTGGCGCAGATTGCAACGGTAATCCGCGACGCCCTCGACGGGCGCGCCGGACAGACAGGGGGAGCCGGCCGGAAGGCGCGCCCGTTCACGCCTCCGCCTTCAGCGGGCGCATGA
- a CDS encoding acyl carrier protein: MTETIRRLLQENGRLHTPIETLSDSADLYEAGLTPFAAIRTMLAIEEAYDVEFPVAMLRRQSFVSVEAIAACLNELCSDADRKAA; this comes from the coding sequence ATGACAGAGACCATCAGGCGTCTTTTGCAAGAAAACGGCCGCCTTCACACGCCGATCGAGACGCTCTCCGACAGCGCCGATCTTTACGAGGCGGGACTGACTCCCTTCGCCGCCATCCGCACCATGCTCGCGATCGAGGAGGCTTACGACGTCGAGTTTCCGGTCGCCATGCTTCGCCGGCAGAGCTTCGTCTCCGTCGAGGCCATCGCCGCCTGCCTCAACGAACTCTGCTCGGACGCCGATCGCAAGGCGGCGTAA
- a CDS encoding NAD(P)H-dependent glycerol-3-phosphate dehydrogenase, producing the protein MTRDRIAVLGAGAWGVALANVAAQGRARVPLWARDAAHVAALAQDRENRRHLPGLALACAVAPTTDLASIAGAEIVLAVVPAQAMREVARAARPHLSKGAAFVICAKGIERDRRRFMSEVVAEELPQARPAVLSGPSFAADVCKGLPTAVTLAAQDEPLAQRLCEALSTKAFRLYRSTDVLGVEIGGAAKNVFAIAAGMASGRQLGASAQAALIARSFAELTRLGRALGARSETLMGLSGLGDLVLTCGSAQSRNFAFGQALGQGASVKDASAGKLTEGAFTARVLVEMAQAAGVEMPIVEAVDAILAARLSVDAAIDALLMRPLKAEA; encoded by the coding sequence ATGACCCGCGACAGAATTGCAGTTCTCGGCGCCGGCGCCTGGGGCGTCGCGCTCGCCAATGTGGCGGCGCAGGGACGCGCGCGCGTGCCGCTCTGGGCGCGCGACGCCGCCCATGTGGCCGCGCTGGCGCAGGATCGCGAGAACCGCCGCCACCTGCCGGGGCTGGCGCTCGCTTGCGCGGTGGCGCCGACGACCGATCTCGCGAGCATCGCAGGCGCGGAGATCGTGCTCGCCGTGGTCCCGGCGCAGGCGATGCGCGAGGTGGCGCGGGCGGCGCGGCCGCACCTTTCAAAGGGCGCGGCTTTCGTCATCTGCGCCAAGGGCATCGAGCGCGACCGGCGCCGCTTCATGAGCGAGGTCGTGGCCGAGGAGCTGCCGCAGGCGCGGCCCGCCGTTCTCTCCGGCCCGAGCTTCGCGGCGGATGTGTGCAAGGGCCTGCCCACGGCCGTGACGTTGGCGGCGCAGGACGAGCCGCTGGCGCAGCGACTTTGCGAGGCGCTCTCGACAAAGGCGTTTCGTCTCTACCGCTCGACGGACGTTCTGGGCGTCGAGATCGGCGGCGCCGCCAAGAACGTCTTCGCCATCGCCGCCGGCATGGCTTCGGGGCGCCAGCTCGGCGCGAGCGCGCAGGCCGCGCTGATCGCCCGCAGCTTCGCCGAGCTCACGCGGCTCGGCCGCGCGCTGGGCGCGAGAAGCGAGACGCTGATGGGCCTCTCGGGCCTTGGCGACCTCGTGCTGACCTGCGGCTCGGCGCAGTCCCGCAATTTCGCCTTCGGGCAGGCGCTGGGGCAGGGCGCTTCGGTGAAGGACGCATCCGCCGGCAAGCTTACGGAAGGGGCCTTCACCGCGCGGGTGCTGGTCGAAATGGCGCAGGCCGCCGGCGTCGAAATGCCGATCGTCGAGGCGGTGGACGCCATTCTCGCGGCTCGCCTGAGCGTCGACGCCGCCATCGACGCCCTGCTCATGCGCCCGCTGAAGGCGGAGGCGTGA
- the moaD gene encoding molybdopterin converting factor subunit 1, whose translation MKAVYFAWVRERIGLSEEEISPPGEIETVRQLVDWLAARGEGYAAAFANPKTIRAAIDKTHAAPDAPIAAAREIAFFPPMTGG comes from the coding sequence ATGAAGGCCGTCTATTTCGCCTGGGTGCGCGAACGGATCGGGCTCTCGGAAGAGGAAATTTCGCCGCCCGGCGAGATCGAAACCGTCCGCCAGCTCGTGGATTGGCTCGCGGCGCGGGGCGAGGGCTACGCCGCCGCCTTCGCCAATCCCAAAACGATCCGCGCCGCCATCGACAAGACCCACGCCGCCCCGGACGCGCCGATCGCGGCCGCGCGCGAGATCGCCTTCTTCCCGCCGATGACGGGCGGCTGA
- the pgsA gene encoding CDP-diacylglycerol--glycerol-3-phosphate 3-phosphatidyltransferase: protein MTETAVTTKRRSHALALPNLLTYGRCLAVPVVAAFLLASNEEWTRWAALSVYTAAAVTDFLDGYLARAWQQQSPIGRMLDPIADKLLVAATILAVVANQTLVGWTIWAAIIILCREILVSGLREYLAELKVRLPVSAIAKWKTAFQLVALGFFIAGPAGEAVIPGAVKIGSAMLWVAAVLTLYTGADYMQAAFVHFGEEKGS from the coding sequence ATGACCGAGACCGCCGTCACGACCAAGCGCCGTTCTCACGCCCTGGCGCTGCCCAATCTGCTCACTTACGGACGGTGTCTCGCCGTGCCGGTGGTGGCCGCCTTCCTCCTCGCCTCGAACGAGGAGTGGACGCGCTGGGCTGCGCTCAGCGTTTACACGGCCGCGGCCGTCACGGACTTTCTGGACGGCTATCTCGCCCGGGCCTGGCAGCAGCAATCGCCGATCGGCCGCATGCTCGATCCGATCGCTGACAAGCTGCTCGTCGCGGCGACGATTCTGGCTGTCGTGGCCAATCAGACGCTCGTCGGCTGGACGATCTGGGCCGCCATCATCATCCTGTGCCGGGAGATTCTGGTCTCGGGGCTGCGCGAATATCTCGCAGAGCTCAAGGTGCGTCTGCCCGTTTCCGCAATTGCGAAATGGAAGACGGCTTTTCAGCTCGTGGCGCTCGGCTTCTTCATCGCCGGTCCGGCTGGCGAGGCGGTCATTCCCGGCGCCGTCAAGATCGGCTCGGCCATGCTCTGGGTCGCCGCCGTGCTGACGCTCTATACGGGCGCGGACTACATGCAGGCGGCCTTCGTCCACTTCGGAGAAGAAAAGGGATCATGA
- the ilvD gene encoding dihydroxy-acid dehydratase — MPPYRSRTTTHGRNMAGARGLWRATGMKDEDFGKPIIAIANSFTQFVPGHVHLKDLGQLVAREVEKAGGVAKEFNTIAVDDGIAMGHDGMLYSLPSREIIADSVEYMVNAHCADAIVCISNCDKITPGMLMAALRLNIPVVFVSGGPMEAGKVVLGGKEHALDLVDAIIAGADDKVAESDVKAIERSACPTCGSCSGMFTANSMNCLTEALGLSLPGNGTTLATHADRRRLFVEAGHLIVDLARRYYEQDDASVLPRSIASFEAFENAIALDIAMGGSTNTVLHLLAAAHEAEVPFTMSDIDRMSRRVPVLCKVAPSVPDVHMEDVHRAGGVIAILGELHRAGLLHGNLPTVHSATMADAISRWDIGVTTSETAKTFFRAAPGGVPTQVAFSQERRFDDLDADRAKGAIRDAAHAFSKDGGLAVLFGNLAEDGCIVKTAGVDDSILKFSGPARVFESQDAAVSGILTGGVKEGDVVVIRYEGPRGGPGMQEMLYPTSYLKSKGLGKACALITDGRFSGGTSGLSIGHVSPEAAEGGTIALVRDGDRIEIDIPNRTITLAVSEAELSERRAVQATKGFAPASPRHRKVSTALRAYAAMTTSAARGAVREVPET, encoded by the coding sequence ATGCCTCCCTATCGCTCACGCACAACCACCCACGGCCGCAACATGGCTGGCGCGCGCGGCCTCTGGCGCGCCACGGGCATGAAGGACGAGGATTTCGGCAAGCCGATCATCGCCATCGCCAACAGCTTCACCCAATTCGTGCCGGGCCATGTGCATCTGAAGGACCTGGGACAGCTGGTCGCCCGCGAGGTCGAGAAGGCCGGCGGCGTCGCCAAGGAGTTCAACACCATCGCGGTGGACGACGGCATCGCCATGGGCCACGACGGGATGCTCTACTCCCTGCCCTCGCGCGAGATCATCGCGGACAGCGTGGAGTATATGGTCAACGCCCATTGCGCCGACGCCATCGTCTGCATCTCGAACTGCGACAAGATCACGCCCGGCATGCTGATGGCGGCGCTGCGCCTCAACATCCCGGTCGTCTTTGTTTCCGGCGGGCCGATGGAGGCCGGCAAGGTCGTGCTCGGCGGCAAGGAGCATGCGCTCGACCTCGTCGACGCCATTATCGCCGGCGCCGACGACAAGGTGGCCGAGAGCGACGTGAAGGCGATCGAACGCTCGGCCTGCCCCACCTGCGGCTCCTGCTCGGGCATGTTCACGGCCAACAGCATGAACTGCCTCACCGAGGCGCTCGGCCTCTCGCTGCCCGGCAACGGCACCACGCTCGCCACCCATGCCGACCGCAGGCGGCTCTTCGTCGAGGCCGGCCATCTCATCGTCGATCTCGCGCGCCGCTACTACGAGCAGGACGACGCGAGCGTGCTGCCCCGCTCCATCGCGAGCTTCGAGGCCTTCGAGAACGCCATCGCGCTCGACATCGCCATGGGCGGCTCGACCAACACCGTGCTGCATCTCCTCGCCGCCGCGCATGAGGCCGAGGTGCCCTTCACCATGTCCGACATCGACCGCATGTCGCGCCGCGTGCCGGTGCTCTGCAAGGTCGCGCCCTCCGTGCCGGACGTGCACATGGAGGACGTGCACCGCGCCGGCGGCGTCATCGCCATTCTCGGCGAGTTGCATCGCGCCGGCTTGCTGCACGGCAACCTGCCGACGGTGCACAGCGCCACCATGGCCGACGCCATCTCCCGCTGGGACATTGGCGTGACGACGAGCGAGACGGCGAAAACCTTCTTCCGCGCGGCGCCCGGCGGCGTGCCGACTCAGGTGGCCTTCAGCCAGGAGCGCCGCTTCGACGACCTCGACGCCGACCGCGCCAAGGGCGCGATCCGCGACGCCGCGCACGCCTTCTCGAAGGACGGCGGCCTCGCCGTGCTCTTCGGCAATCTCGCCGAGGACGGCTGCATCGTGAAAACGGCGGGCGTCGACGACTCGATCCTGAAATTCTCCGGCCCCGCCCGCGTGTTCGAGAGCCAGGATGCGGCCGTCTCCGGCATTCTGACCGGCGGCGTGAAGGAAGGCGACGTCGTCGTGATCCGCTACGAGGGACCGCGCGGCGGCCCCGGCATGCAGGAGATGCTCTATCCCACGAGCTATCTGAAATCGAAGGGGCTCGGAAAGGCCTGCGCGCTCATCACCGACGGGCGCTTCTCGGGCGGCACGTCCGGCCTCTCCATTGGCCATGTTTCGCCCGAGGCCGCCGAGGGCGGGACGATCGCGCTGGTGCGGGACGGCGACAGGATCGAGATCGACATTCCCAACCGCACCATCACTCTCGCCGTGAGCGAAGCGGAACTTTCCGAGCGCCGCGCGGTTCAAGCTACGAAAGGCTTCGCGCCCGCGAGCCCGCGCCACCGCAAGGTGTCCACGGCGCTGCGCGCATACGCCGCCATGACGACCAGCGCCGCGCGCGGCGCCGTTCGCGAGGTTCCCGAGACGTAA
- a CDS encoding molybdenum cofactor biosynthesis protein MoaE: MASPTVRVQAGDFDPAHEEALLTQGRRDVGAVVTFIGLCRDEDGSLAALELEHYPGMAEEEISRVAQEALSRWPLVGLTVIHRHGSIRPGERIVLVVAAARHRGEAFAAAEFMMDYLKTRAPFWKKERRTDGSEGGWVAAKSEDDAAAARWSDRS, encoded by the coding sequence ATGGCGTCTCCCACGGTTCGCGTGCAGGCCGGCGATTTCGATCCCGCCCACGAGGAGGCGCTGCTCACCCAAGGACGCCGGGATGTCGGCGCGGTCGTGACCTTCATCGGGCTGTGCCGGGACGAGGACGGTTCGCTCGCGGCGCTCGAACTCGAACATTACCCCGGAATGGCCGAGGAGGAGATTTCGCGGGTCGCCCAAGAGGCGTTGTCGCGCTGGCCGCTCGTCGGCCTCACGGTGATCCACCGCCACGGCTCCATCCGCCCCGGCGAGCGCATCGTGCTTGTCGTCGCGGCGGCGCGCCACCGGGGCGAAGCCTTTGCCGCGGCGGAATTCATGATGGACTATCTCAAGACCCGCGCCCCTTTCTGGAAGAAGGAGCGGCGCACGGATGGCTCCGAGGGCGGCTGGGTGGCGGCCAAAAGCGAGGACGACGCTGCGGCGGCGCGCTGGTCGGATCGGTCCTGA
- a CDS encoding phospholipase D-like domain-containing protein produces the protein MRRAFLAALAALTLTPEPQAAGPLSQEPLIAGVHILYGPGDDFESVDARLINGARRSIDMAAYVLTDRALVAALGRAAMRGVKVRVYLDGEELGRSAAILDIADAPNLDVRRKGRGRDLMHLKSYQVDGHVLRSGSANFSVSGEVRQDNDLIVVESPQAAARFREAFERLWARPDNQRLGLR, from the coding sequence TTGCGTCGCGCCTTTCTCGCCGCGCTCGCGGCGCTGACGCTGACGCCGGAGCCGCAGGCGGCGGGGCCGCTTTCGCAGGAGCCGCTCATCGCCGGCGTGCACATTCTGTATGGACCCGGTGACGATTTCGAGTCGGTCGACGCGCGCCTCATCAATGGCGCGCGGCGCTCCATCGACATGGCCGCCTATGTGCTGACCGACCGCGCCCTGGTCGCGGCGCTGGGCCGCGCCGCCATGCGCGGCGTGAAAGTCAGGGTCTATCTCGACGGCGAAGAACTGGGCCGCTCGGCGGCGATCCTCGACATCGCCGACGCGCCCAATCTCGACGTGCGCCGCAAGGGGCGGGGCCGTGATCTGATGCATCTGAAAAGCTATCAGGTCGACGGCCACGTGCTGCGCAGCGGCTCGGCGAATTTTTCGGTCTCCGGCGAGGTCCGGCAGGACAACGACCTGATCGTGGTCGAAAGCCCGCAGGCGGCGGCGCGCTTTCGCGAGGCCTTCGAGCGGCTCTGGGCGCGGCCGGACAATCAGAGACTGGGTTTGCGCTGA
- a CDS encoding malonic semialdehyde reductase: MADGKQLSAEAMAQLFTAARTHNGWVDKEVPDDLLELALDYAKWGPTSANCSPLRILFVRTPEAKRRLAPAMSPGNLEKTMAAPATAIIAFDLGFPELLPHLYPAADARSWFVGNDALIEETAFRNGTLQAGYFILALRAVGLDAGPMSGFDKAKVDAEFFAGTKIKSNFLINIGYGDSAKLYPRGPRLAFEDMAKII; this comes from the coding sequence GTGGCTGACGGGAAGCAACTCTCGGCGGAGGCGATGGCGCAGCTCTTCACAGCCGCGCGCACGCACAATGGCTGGGTCGACAAGGAGGTCCCGGACGACCTCCTCGAGCTTGCGCTGGACTACGCCAAATGGGGTCCGACCAGCGCCAATTGCTCGCCTCTGCGCATTCTCTTCGTTCGTACGCCGGAGGCGAAGCGGCGGCTCGCCCCGGCGATGTCGCCCGGCAATCTCGAAAAGACGATGGCCGCGCCAGCAACCGCGATCATCGCCTTTGATCTCGGTTTTCCTGAGCTGCTGCCGCATCTCTACCCGGCAGCCGACGCGCGCTCCTGGTTCGTCGGCAATGACGCGCTGATCGAGGAGACGGCGTTTCGCAACGGGACCTTGCAGGCGGGCTATTTCATCCTCGCCCTGCGCGCCGTCGGCCTCGACGCCGGCCCGATGAGCGGCTTCGACAAGGCGAAGGTGGACGCCGAATTTTTCGCCGGCACGAAGATCAAGAGCAATTTTCTCATCAATATCGGCTATGGGGACAGCGCCAAGCTCTATCCGCGCGGCCCCCGCCTCGCCTTCGAGGACATGGCCAAGATCATCTGA
- a CDS encoding hybrid sensor histidine kinase/response regulator — MTEGAVGRGDPDRGRSEGAPAPRIGPYENFARAQKLGQIGWWRLDSRQNILTWSEENSRIFGAEPGAPQSYQTFLEAVHPEDRAYVDERWMAALRGEPYDIEHRIIVDGVVKWVREKADLEFDEHGHLIGGFGITQDITDRKSAEKALQWNVRRNELLSNTAARLLQSSDVQGVVTELCTEVMQFLDCDVFFNFVLADSANRLRLNAYAGIPEAQAAEIENLDFGVAVCGCVARDRERIVAEHISCEEDVRTALVKSYGVQAYCCHPLMSQRKLIGTLSFGAKSRPTFTLDEIEVMQAVSHLVAMAMERLKMEQALRDAARRKDEYLATLAHELRNPLAPIRSGLQLLRRLDGGDPKAPRVQEMMERQVDHIVRLVDDLMEVSRIRSGKIELKMEPLDIAEVIRQAIEASEPFLDASRIALMVRPPEQPLHVEGDPVRLTQVICNLLNNAAKYTEPGGRVEVEAYASGAEAVVSVTDTGVGIPPDLLPHVFELFAQVDRTRDRAQGGLGIGLALVRSLVAMHGGDATAESAGPGQGSRFVLRLPLLAQGAARAATDVGVGEVPPAPERVLVIDDNEDAALSMSMLLRAMGAKVRAANDGARGIEAFESFLPGLVFLDLGMPGLDGFETARRLRSSPAGKAATLVALTGWGGEETRRRTREAGFDLHMTKPASLEDIKKALSFARAC, encoded by the coding sequence ATGACCGAGGGCGCTGTCGGTCGAGGCGACCCCGACAGGGGACGGTCCGAGGGCGCCCCTGCGCCGCGAATCGGGCCTTACGAGAATTTTGCGCGCGCGCAGAAGCTCGGACAGATCGGCTGGTGGCGGCTCGACTCACGCCAGAACATCCTTACCTGGTCAGAGGAAAACAGCCGCATATTCGGCGCGGAGCCTGGCGCGCCGCAGTCCTATCAGACCTTTCTCGAGGCCGTTCATCCAGAAGATCGCGCCTATGTCGATGAAAGGTGGATGGCCGCCTTGCGCGGCGAGCCCTATGACATCGAACATCGCATCATCGTCGATGGCGTCGTCAAATGGGTCCGCGAGAAAGCGGATCTCGAATTCGACGAGCATGGCCATCTCATCGGCGGCTTCGGAATCACGCAGGACATCACCGACCGGAAGTCGGCCGAGAAAGCCTTGCAGTGGAACGTCCGCCGCAACGAGCTTCTCTCGAACACGGCCGCGCGGCTCTTGCAGTCGAGCGACGTCCAGGGAGTGGTCACCGAACTTTGCACGGAGGTGATGCAGTTCCTCGACTGCGACGTCTTCTTCAATTTCGTTCTCGCCGACAGCGCGAACCGTCTCCGCCTCAATGCCTATGCCGGCATCCCGGAAGCGCAGGCCGCGGAGATCGAAAATCTGGATTTCGGCGTCGCCGTTTGCGGCTGCGTCGCGCGCGATCGGGAGCGCATCGTCGCCGAGCACATTTCCTGCGAGGAGGATGTGCGCACGGCGCTCGTGAAATCCTATGGCGTCCAGGCCTATTGCTGCCACCCCCTGATGTCACAGCGCAAGCTCATCGGCACGCTCTCCTTCGGCGCCAAATCGCGGCCGACATTCACGCTCGACGAAATCGAAGTCATGCAGGCAGTGAGCCATCTTGTCGCCATGGCGATGGAGCGGCTCAAGATGGAGCAGGCGCTGCGAGACGCCGCCCGGCGGAAAGACGAGTACCTGGCGACCTTGGCGCATGAACTGCGCAATCCGCTCGCGCCAATTCGCAGCGGCCTCCAGCTCTTGCGCAGGCTCGATGGGGGAGACCCCAAGGCGCCCCGGGTTCAGGAGATGATGGAGCGACAGGTCGACCATATCGTCCGGCTGGTCGACGATCTGATGGAGGTTTCGCGCATCCGCAGCGGCAAGATCGAGCTGAAGATGGAGCCGCTCGACATCGCCGAGGTCATCCGGCAGGCCATCGAGGCGAGCGAGCCCTTTCTGGACGCCAGCCGGATCGCCTTGATGGTCCGGCCGCCGGAGCAGCCGCTTCACGTCGAGGGGGATCCGGTTCGGTTGACGCAGGTCATTTGCAACCTTCTCAACAACGCCGCGAAATATACCGAGCCCGGCGGGCGGGTAGAGGTCGAGGCTTACGCGTCCGGCGCCGAGGCGGTGGTGAGCGTCACCGATACGGGCGTCGGCATTCCGCCAGATTTGCTGCCGCATGTGTTCGAACTTTTTGCCCAGGTCGACCGCACCCGCGACCGCGCGCAAGGGGGGCTGGGCATCGGCCTGGCGCTGGTGCGCTCGCTGGTCGCCATGCATGGCGGGGACGCGACGGCGGAGAGCGCCGGGCCCGGGCAGGGCAGCCGCTTCGTTCTACGTCTGCCTTTACTGGCGCAGGGCGCGGCGCGCGCGGCGACGGACGTGGGCGTCGGGGAAGTCCCCCCGGCGCCAGAGCGCGTGCTTGTCATCGACGACAATGAAGATGCGGCGCTCAGCATGTCCATGCTGCTGCGCGCCATGGGCGCGAAGGTCCGCGCCGCAAATGACGGCGCGCGAGGGATCGAGGCTTTCGAAAGTTTTTTGCCCGGCCTCGTCTTTCTCGATCTCGGAATGCCGGGCCTCGATGGTTTCGAGACCGCCCGCCGCCTGCGGTCGAGCCCTGCGGGCAAGGCGGCGACCCTCGTCGCGCTCACGGGATGGGGCGGCGAGGAGACGCGCCGCCGCACACGCGAGGCGGGTTTCGACCTCCACATGACGAAGCCCGCCTCCCTGGAGGATATCAAAAAGGCGCTGTCCTTCGCGCGGGCCTGTTAG
- a CDS encoding DoxX family protein: protein MTLRIIPERYLPHAQGALRIAAALLFLQHGAAKLFGYPHVDMFNDLKLFSLLGVGGLIELVGGTLLLLGLFTRPAAFVLSGEMAVAYFGFHAFQSFWPIHNKGELAALYCFVFLFFAVAGPGKFALDPD, encoded by the coding sequence ATGACGCTTCGAATCATTCCGGAACGCTACCTGCCCCACGCGCAGGGCGCGTTGAGAATCGCCGCCGCCTTGCTCTTCCTGCAGCATGGAGCGGCGAAGCTCTTCGGCTATCCGCATGTCGACATGTTCAACGATCTGAAGCTTTTCTCCCTCCTTGGCGTCGGCGGCCTCATCGAACTCGTGGGCGGGACGCTGCTGCTGCTCGGCCTGTTCACGCGGCCGGCGGCTTTCGTGCTCTCGGGGGAGATGGCGGTGGCCTATTTCGGCTTTCACGCCTTCCAGTCGTTCTGGCCGATCCACAACAAGGGCGAACTCGCGGCTCTTTACTGTTTCGTGTTTCTGTTCTTCGCCGTCGCGGGGCCGGGGAAATTCGCGCTCGATCCGGACTGA